Genomic DNA from Haloplanus aerogenes:
TCGCCAACGCGACGGTCACGCTCGCGCCGAGCGTCCTCGTCACCTTCGCCATCACCGTCCTCGGCGACCTCGGGATCAAACTGGCGTACGTCTTGGGGCTGGGACTTACAGCCGTCGCCCTCGGTATCGTCGCCGGCGCGGCACGGGTCGCCGCGACGCGGGCCGGGCGGCCCCTCGCCGGTCCGGTCGTCGCCACCGTGGCGGTCGGCCTCGTCGCCGCCGCCCTCTCCGGATCGGCCGCCTCCGCGGTCGGCGCGGCCGTCGGCACGGCGCTGGTGGCGACCGTCGTCACCCTCGGAACGGCGCCGGACGGTGAGTCGGCCGCCGACTCGCGGCGCGCCGTCCTCGCGGGTGTCGCCGCGCTCTCCGTGGGCGTCCTCGCCGTCGGCGGGCGACGGGTGTTCCGGACGCCACCCGACGACGACGACCTGCCGCCCATCCCCGACGACGTGGCGGCCATGCTCGACGACGCCGAGTCGAAGTCGCTCGCCGTCGAGGGACTCGAACCGCTCGTGAGCGACCACTTCTACACGGTCGACATCGCGAACGTCGACCCCCGTCCCGCCCGCGAGGACTGGTCGCTCCGCATCCACGGCGCGGTGGGGCAGGAGACGACGTACACCGCCGCGGACATCGACGCGATGGAGCACGAACACCGGTTCGAGACGCTCCGTTGCGTGGGCGAGACGCTCAACGGCCGGAAACTCGACACCGCCGTCTGGACGGGCGTCCCGCTGATGGACTTGCTCGCTGCCGCCGACCTGCAGGGCGACTACGTCATGCTCCGCGCGGCCGACGGCTTCTACGAGGAGTTCCCGGTCGACGCGCTGGAGACGGGCTTTCTCGCCGTCGGGATGAACGGTCGACCGCTCCCCCGACCACACGGCGCACCGGCGCGGGCGCTGATTCCGGGCCACTGGGGCGAGATCAACGTCAAGTGGCTGACGGAGGTCGAGATCCTCGACGAACCGGCGACGGGCTACTGGGAAAAGCGGGGCTGGCACGGCACCGGTCCCGTGAATACGGTGGCGAAACTCTGGGCGGAGAACCGCCTTGATGACGGCCGGATGGAGGTGGCCGGGCCGGCCTACGCCGGGACGCGCGGCATCGAGCGAGTCGAGGTGTCGACCGACGGCGGGGCGACGTGGAACGACGCCGACCTCTCCGACCCCCTCCCCGCCGACGACGTGTGGCGGCAGTGGGTGTATCGCTACGACCCGCCGGACGGGGCACACGAGGTGGTCGTCCGCGCGACGGACGGCCTCGGTACCCTCCAGCCCCGGGACGAGCGGCGGGCCTACCCCAGCGGGCCGAGTGGGTGGGTGTCGACGACGATAGAGCCGTAATTGGGGCGAAGCGTTTTGTCCGCGCCGCCCACCCTAACACATCGTTCGATGGAGAAGGCACTCTGGTATCTGCTCGCCGGGACGCGCGGCGGGAAGAACCGCGCGCGCATCATTCGCCTGCTCGACGAGCGACCGCGCAACGCCAACCAGCTCCACGAGGCGCTGGATATCGACTACAACTCCGTTCGCCACCATCTCGACATGCTGGAGGACCACGACGTGATCGAGAGCGGCGATCAGGAGTACGGTCGGCTCTACTTCCTCACCGACCGGTTCGACCGCCACCGCGAGCAGTTCGAGGAGATCACGGAGCACGTCTGACATGGCACCAATGACCCCCACCCTCACGATCGCGAGCGCCCTCTCGGGCTTGAACATCGTCCTGCTGGCCGCCCTGCTGGTCGTCTGGTGGCGGAACTATCAGGCGTTCGGCACGCCGCTCACGCTCGGTCTCGTCGCCTTCGCGCTCGTCCTCGCCGTCGAGAACGTCGTCGCTATCGGCTTCTTCTTCAGTTCGCAGATGCTGTACGCGGCGGACGCGAGCGCGCAGACGGCCGTCCTCGCCATGCGCGCCCTCCAGTTCGTCGCGCTCGCTTTCCTCACCTACGTCACGATGCGCTGAGACGGCGTCCGAGGCGCCACGCCCAAGTCACGGTGCCGCGTCCGTCGCGTTGACCCTCCTCCAGACCGAGACGAAGATCATCGTCCTGTTCATGTTCCCCGGCCTCACCGGCTGGTATCTGGTCCAGCCCGTGACGACGAACGACGCCGTCGGGTTTGCCGTCCTGATCGGTGTCGGCGTCGTCGTCCCGACGCTGATCAACGAGTGGCGGCGGCGGAGCGACTAGTCGACGTTCGCGAGCGCCTCGTACGCCTCCGCGTCCTCGTCGGGCGCGAGTTCGATCAGTTCCAGCCGCCGGACTGCCTTCACCGTCCGCGCGGCGACGACGCCCGGCGCGACGAATCGCGGCCGGTCGGCGGGCGGCAGGCGGTCGTCACCCCGTTCGACCGCGAGGACGCCGCCGAGGGCATCCGCGAGCGATACGCAGGCGACGTGGTCGCCGGCGCCGTGAATCCGCAGGTGGGTGGCCGCGTCGTCGCCGGGTGCTCGCTCCAGTAGCCACGCGACGGGAACGCCGCGCCACTCGCCACCCCAGCGCTCCCCGCTCGCACACAGAAACGAGTCGGTCACCGTCCGCCACGGCGCGTCCGCCGGATCGACGACGCGACGGTCGTCGCCAGCGACGAGCGTCACGTGCGGGCTATCGCTGGGTGACTGGGTGGGCACCGCCCGCGACGACTCGTCCGCGCTGTCGGGGTGGTCCATACGCTGCACGGGGACGCGAGCGGTCAAAAGACCCGCGCGAACTTTCAGCAGATGAGAATCTATCGCGTCGGTTCGACCGTCAGGTCGCTCGCGATCCAGCCGTCCGTGTTGCCGGATTCGATGAAGACCGTCCGCCCGGGACAGCTTTCACAGACCGACACCGTCGGCGTCTCGGGCAGCGAGGGCTCCCCCTCGTCGTCCGCTCCCGACTGCGTACCAGTTGGCATTGACAGCCTTTAGGGGGACCTAAAATAAAAAGGGTGCGGTTCGTCACGCACCTGACTCGTGGCAGATGTCGGCCACTCGTTCCAGATTCACGTCGGCGCCGGTGTCGACGGAGACGAACACCCCCGAATACTCCCCATTTGCGGCGTGGAGACAGATGGCCTGTTCGAAGCGATGCATCGTGCAGTGCCACCGGCCGACCCGAAACAGGTTCTCCAGATACTCGCGGCCGATCTCCTGTAACACCAGTTCCTCGTGGATACGGTCGATGGCCGTCTCCTTCTGCACCACGTCGTCACGTTCGAAGACGACTTCGATCCCGTCGCGGTCGTACGCGGCGACCGCCCGGAGCGACCCGTTCGTCGCCATCTTGAGCGTCTCCACAGGGACTGTAGACATTCGCGCGGAGTTAACAGCCGGTGAACATGAATGTGGTGGCCGGCAGGTGCCGACGTGGGCGGTTGCGGTCGAGTTCCCCGGGCATCTTTACCCCCGGTGTCGTTGTGCCACTATGTACCGTGACGTACTCGGATGGCTCGGTGCCATGCTCGGTGTGGCCATACTCGCTCCGATCTTTCTGTATCTGATTACCGGTGCGGTCGTCGGCTTCCTCGTCGCCTGTCCCGGCGGCCCCTCGGGGACGATGGTCGTCGGCGCGTCCGGCGCCGAGAGTCTGGAACTCTCGTGTTCGGCCGTTCGGACGCTGGTGAAGACGGCGGTCACGGTGGGTGGGAGCGCCGCAGCCACCCTCGGTGTCGCTATCCTCGCCGTGGCGGACATCCTGCGTGGCTCCGGCGTTCGGTAGCCGCAACCGCCGGCATGACGTTTTTCCGTCAGGATGCCGTCACGTACGCGCGGGGTGATGGCAGATGCCCCTCGTACCACACGTGCCAGCGGACGAACCGACACGTGACCGCACGCCGCCGGATCTCGACGAAATCGTCGAGCGAATCATTCACGGCGATTCGTCGGCGGCGCGTGGGTACTAAGGAACTGCTCGCGCATCTGATCGCAAGACTGCGATCAGGTGTGCGACAATGTCCGAACACAACTGCATCGTGACCCTAGACTGTGGCCGACGACAGGCGTGCCCCTTCCATGACCGCCACTCCGTGCGTGTCGGGCCGCCGCTTACGCGCGCGGCGGCACCGACACCGGATGCACTTCCCAGCAGTCGGGACATTCCGCGTACGACCGGATGTCGCCGTCGCGGTCGACGATCCGCTCACGAGGGATCGCCGTTCCGCAGTTCGGACAGAGTGACATGAGGGGGATGGGGAGCGTGTGACGCGGTCCCCACTGAGGCCTGTGCGTTCCGACTAGTTAGTTAATCCGCGGTTAAGCGGTCACAGCAGCACGCCGCCGATGAGGAGGAGTCCCACGGCGGCGACTGCCGCCGCGGTGAACAGCGGCGTCGCCGACCGCGCGGGTTCCCGAACTTTCCGCTCGTCGAGGCCGTCGACGAGGCGGCCCGACCCCATCTCGACGAGGCCGGTCAGCACGAACCACAGCACCACCATCGCGACGACGAGGTAGCCGCGGGTCGACCCGAGGAGCGTCTCGGCCGTGTAGCGCGTCCCGGCGAGGTGGCCGCCGGTGAGAAAGAGGAGGAGCGAGGAGACCCGCGACGACGTCCGGAACTTCCCGATCAGCCGACGCAACGGCGTCGCGTCGAGGTTGCCGTCGCGGGCCGCGGGGATCACGCCCCGCGTGACGAAGATGACGCTTCCCGCCCACAACCCGGCAAACAGCAGGTGTATCGCGTTTACCGCCGTATCGACAGTCGCCATGCCCGTGGCTGGGACGCCGCCGACTTGATAGTGTTGTTGTAACTGTTTGCTGGCGTGTTGCCGCCGCAGCCGGCAACACGCCAGCAATGACTTACAACGATCACTATGAATCCGAGGATCGCCGGCCGGCGTCGAACCGAAACCGATTAAACGCCCGCTCTCCCAACCTTTGGTGAGCCGAGGTAGCCTAGCCCGGCCAAGGCGGTTGCTTCGAGAGCAACTGTCCGTCAGGACTCGTGAGTTCAAATCTCACCCTCGGCGCTTCTTCACTTTCACGCCTCGAGCCGTCGCTGTACGCGCTATTCGAACGTCCACTCGGTCGTCACGTCCGGCGACTCGACCAGCGTCTGATACACCACGCAGAAGCGCTCGGTCGCGTCCCGGATCGACGCCGCCGTCTCCGGGTCGAGATCACCAGACAGCGTCACGTCGAGCCGAATATTCTGGAAGCCGACGGGCACGTCCGCGACGCCCATCGTCCCCCGGAGGTCGAGATCTCCCTCGACCGCGACCGACACGTCGGCGTCGGCGCCGAAGTTCTCGATCACCGCTTGCGCGGTCAGCTGTGAACAGGCGGCGAGCGCGCCGAGCAGGAGGTCGCCCGAACAGGCTGCCGTCCCCGACCCGCCCGCCCCCTCGTGGAGTTCCGCCTCGTAGATGGCCTCGCCCACCTTGACGCTACAGGTCGTCGCGTCCACCTCGTCGCCCGTCGCGGTGAGGGTCAGTTGGGCTGCCTCCGGGTCCGATTCGTACGTCTCTTTCAGCGGTTTCTGTGTCTCGCGGAGATCGTCCGTCATGTGATAACATGGTCGGATGGACGGAAAAAGCGTTCCGGGGGTGGGAGTCGTCGGTGCGCGACCGCGACGGATCGCCAGCCCTGACTCCAGTTAACCGCCGATTCAGTCGGTGAATGGTGTGATTAACGAAGTAGTTCCTCCACGATGTGGAGACGATGGATGGCGACGGCTTCAGGCTGACACGGCGGCGGGCGTTGAGCGCCCTCGCCGCGACGGGTGCCGTCTCCGCCGGCGTCGGCGTCGGGACCGACGCCTTCTTCAGCGACGCCGAATCGTTCGACGGCAACCGCGTCGTCGCTGGTGAACTCGACCTCGCAGTGGCGTGGCACAAGGTCGTCGAGACGGCGACGACGCGCGTGGCGACGAGCGACGGGTGGCCGACGCCCCGAAGCGACGCCACGGCGCCGGGCTGTGACCTCGCGGACCTGAAACCCGGCGATAGCGCCACGCTCACCCTCGCGCTCCGCATCGATGGCCTCCCCGGCTACCTGTCGCTGGTCGGGCACGAGCGAACCGACGCCGAACGCGGCCAGTCGGAAGCCGAAGCCGGCTACTTCCGGGAGGCAGCGCCGAACGCCGAGGGCGAACTCGACGAGTTGACGACGGCGACCCTCTCGTATCTCACGCCCGACGACCCTACCGCGCCGGAGGCCGGGGGGACAGCGACGCCCGCTTACACCGGGTCGCTCGCGTCGCTCGTCGGCCTCTGTGACCTCGGGACGGGCGTCCCCCTCGACGGCGACGAGGCCGCGGGCGTCTACGACTGCCTCGTCGGCGGCGCACCGCTCGGGACGTACGGCGGCGGCCAGACCCACTACCTCCGTATGGAGTGGACGGTGCCGCCGTGGGTCGGGTCGGGAATCGCCAGCGACGCCTTCGCCTTCGACGTGGGGCTGTACGGCGTGCAGGAGGGTGGCGGATGACCCACGACCCGCACCGCCGCCTGCAGGAGGCGTTCCTCCGGCGAGAGCGTGCGGCGCGCCAGCAACTGCTCGAATCGACCTACCGGACCGACGAGAGCGACGGCGCCGACGACCCGGTGGCCTGCTACGGGAAGGCGCTGCGCCACCGCGACGACGGCGTCCCCACGGCGTCGGCGTACGACAGCCTCGTCGGTGCGCTCGAAACGGGGACGGTCGAGGCGTACAACGCCATCGAACTCGACGAGTCCCCGGAGATGCGCCCGCTCGCCGAACCCCACGGCGCCCACGGGTTCGAGGGGATGGGCGCCGACCCGTGGGCGATCCACATGGCGGCGCCGCCCGCCTTTTCGTCGTCCGAGATGGGTGCGGAACTGATCGAACTCTACTGCCGTTCGCTCTGTCGCGACGTGCCCTTCGGTGCCTACGGCGACGACGGTGCGATTGCCGACGCGATCGACGATTTGAACGGTGCGACGGACTACGCCGGTCCCGCCGGCACCACGGACCCCCACGGTGGAATGCTCGACGCCAACACCGTCTTCCGGGGTCTCCTCCCCGGTACCCAGACCGGCCCTCACGTCTCGCAACTCCTCTGGAAGGACGTGCCCCGCGGGGCGGTCCCACAGAGCCAGCGGATTCGTGTCCTCGCCGGGGAGGCGGCCGACGGCACCGGCGACGCCGACGTGGTCGGGACCGGCCCGGACTACCTCACCGACTGGGACACGTGGCTCCGCGTCCAGCGTGGCGTCCCCGTCGGCCGGACGAACCCGCCGCCGACGCTGGTCGACGCCGGCGGCGACCCCGACGCGGCGGCCACCCGTCACATCGTTACGGGCCGCGATCTGGCGAACAAGGTCCGCCGGCAGGTACCCTACCTTGCCATCCGCGACGCCGCCGAGATACTTCTGGGGATGGGTGTCCCCTTCGACCGTCGGATTCCGTACCGGCAGGGCAGTCGGGAGAGTGCGACGGACGGAACGTCCGGCATTCGGACCGCCACCCCGGTAATCAACTTCGGCTCCCACGACGTGCTCGAATCGGTCGTGAGTGTCTTCGACCTCGCTCAGACCGCCGCCTGGTATCGGAAGTGGCTCGTCCACCGCCGCCTCCGGCCGGAGGAGTACGCCGGGCGACTGGAATCCGAGCGCCGGGGTGCGGGCGGGCCGTTCGACCTTCCCGACACCCTCCGCGAGTCGACGGCCCCATCGCGAGTCGTCGACGCCTACGGAACCTCTCTCCTTCCACAGGCTTACACCGAGGGCTGTCCCACTCACCCCTCCTACCCCGCGGGCCACAGCGTCGTCGCCGGGGCGACGGTGACTCTCCTGAAGGCGATGTTCGACGGCAGACATCCGTTTCCGGTCGCGGAGATGGTCGTCCCGGTCGCCGACGGGACGGTCGAGGGGACGATGGCCGGCGGCGGGACGACGACGGTCCAATCGACCCGTCTCGCGCCCGTGACCGAGGTGTCGACGGCGCTCGGCGCGACGGCCGACTCGCTGGCCGAGGTGCGCACGGCGACGATCACCGTCAACGACGAACTCAACAAACTCGCGACGAACGTCGCCCTCGGGCGCAACTGGGCCGGCATCCACTACCGCTCCGACGGCATCGAGGGCCTCCTGCTCGGCGAACAGGTGGCCGTCCGCTACCTGCAGGATCACCTTCGCTCGACCGACCTCCCCTTCGACGGCTACCGCCTCGAACCCTTCTTCGACGCCTACCCCGGCACGCAGGACGGCGCCGCGCCCAACCTCGACCGGGACGCCATCCTGATCACGCCCGACCGGATCACGACGCCCGACGACGAGTCGAGTTCGATCAGTGTGGACGATCCGGCACGATAGCGGTCGCGTGGCCGCTCAGGCCTCGTGAATCGCCTCCCCCCGATTCAGCCGTTCGGCGATCCGGAAGGTCTGTTCCCCTTCGCGGCGCGTCGGCGTGTGCGCGGCGAGATAGCGCGCGGTGGCGACGAGGTGGAGGCGCCCCCGTTCCTCCTCGTCGGCCGCGTCGTACCGGCTGAACGCGGCTTCGACGTTCTGTCGCGGGTGGAACCCGGCGTCCTCGCGGAGCAGGACCTCCCCGAGTGCCCGCTTCAGACGCGCGGGGTCGCCGCCGCTTGCGAGATACTCGGCGGTGTGTCGTCCGGCCGCGCCGACCGTCTCGTCGGCCTCCACCTCGAACGTCTCCAGCAAGTCGTCGAGGACGGTGTCGGGGTCCCGATCACCGTCGGGATCGGGCAACGGAATCGGCGGTGTGTTGAGAAAGCGGTCGAGGTAGACGCTCACGGCGCCGTCGAAGACGGCGCGGTAGATTTCTGGGGCGTCCGTCCGTTTCGCCAGCCCACAGACCGCGTTGGCGTACGTGTAGGTGTGATGCACCGTGTTCCAGTCGCGGAACTCGTTGGCGGTGCCGAACTGCGCGATTCGGCGCGCGGCGGCGTCGGCGACGGCGCCCGCGAGTTGCGCCCCCGTCGCTCCCGCCTCGATGGCGTCGGTCAGGGCGTCCATGATGGCGTGTGGATCGTCGTCCAGCAGCCGATCCACGAAGTCGTCCGGTTCGGTCCACGTCGCTTCCGCGCCCGCATGGGTCGGCAGGTCGTCGCTCGCCTCCTCGACCAGTGCAGCCACGTCGATTGGCTGGCGCCACGAGGAGCGCTCCTCCGCTCGGTCGGCGTCGGCGAGGGCGGGGACGAGGCTGGGGAGGACGGTGTCGGCGTGGTCCCAGCCGATCCGGTCCAGCAGTTCGACGGCCTTGTTGACGAAGTCGAGGCGATGG
This window encodes:
- a CDS encoding molybdopterin-dependent oxidoreductase encodes the protein MDRQQRFVPALVALAGGVAAVAGSYATVGDSPAFVAAPIANATVTLAPSVLVTFAITVLGDLGIKLAYVLGLGLTAVALGIVAGAARVAATRAGRPLAGPVVATVAVGLVAAALSGSAASAVGAAVGTALVATVVTLGTAPDGESAADSRRAVLAGVAALSVGVLAVGGRRVFRTPPDDDDLPPIPDDVAAMLDDAESKSLAVEGLEPLVSDHFYTVDIANVDPRPAREDWSLRIHGAVGQETTYTAADIDAMEHEHRFETLRCVGETLNGRKLDTAVWTGVPLMDLLAAADLQGDYVMLRAADGFYEEFPVDALETGFLAVGMNGRPLPRPHGAPARALIPGHWGEINVKWLTEVEILDEPATGYWEKRGWHGTGPVNTVAKLWAENRLDDGRMEVAGPAYAGTRGIERVEVSTDGGATWNDADLSDPLPADDVWRQWVYRYDPPDGAHEVVVRATDGLGTLQPRDERRAYPSGPSGWVSTTIEP
- a CDS encoding ArsR/SmtB family transcription factor yields the protein MEKALWYLLAGTRGGKNRARIIRLLDERPRNANQLHEALDIDYNSVRHHLDMLEDHDVIESGDQEYGRLYFLTDRFDRHREQFEEITEHV
- a CDS encoding molybdopterin-dependent oxidoreductase, which produces MDHPDSADESSRAVPTQSPSDSPHVTLVAGDDRRVVDPADAPWRTVTDSFLCASGERWGGEWRGVPVAWLLERAPGDDAATHLRIHGAGDHVACVSLADALGGVLAVERGDDRLPPADRPRFVAPGVVAARTVKAVRRLELIELAPDEDAEAYEALANVD
- a CDS encoding DUF7837 family putative zinc-binding protein, translating into MSLCPNCGTAIPRERIVDRDGDIRSYAECPDCWEVHPVSVPPRA
- a CDS encoding transporter; its protein translation is MATVDTAVNAIHLLFAGLWAGSVIFVTRGVIPAARDGNLDATPLRRLIGKFRTSSRVSSLLLFLTGGHLAGTRYTAETLLGSTRGYLVVAMVVLWFVLTGLVEMGSGRLVDGLDERKVREPARSATPLFTAAAVAAVGLLLIGGVLL
- a CDS encoding OsmC family protein; this encodes MTDDLRETQKPLKETYESDPEAAQLTLTATGDEVDATTCSVKVGEAIYEAELHEGAGGSGTAACSGDLLLGALAACSQLTAQAVIENFGADADVSVAVEGDLDLRGTMGVADVPVGFQNIRLDVTLSGDLDPETAASIRDATERFCVVYQTLVESPDVTTEWTFE
- a CDS encoding SipW-dependent-type signal peptide-containing protein translates to MDGDGFRLTRRRALSALAATGAVSAGVGVGTDAFFSDAESFDGNRVVAGELDLAVAWHKVVETATTRVATSDGWPTPRSDATAPGCDLADLKPGDSATLTLALRIDGLPGYLSLVGHERTDAERGQSEAEAGYFREAAPNAEGELDELTTATLSYLTPDDPTAPEAGGTATPAYTGSLASLVGLCDLGTGVPLDGDEAAGVYDCLVGGAPLGTYGGGQTHYLRMEWTVPPWVGSGIASDAFAFDVGLYGVQEGGG
- a CDS encoding phosphatase PAP2 family protein → MTHDPHRRLQEAFLRRERAARQQLLESTYRTDESDGADDPVACYGKALRHRDDGVPTASAYDSLVGALETGTVEAYNAIELDESPEMRPLAEPHGAHGFEGMGADPWAIHMAAPPAFSSSEMGAELIELYCRSLCRDVPFGAYGDDGAIADAIDDLNGATDYAGPAGTTDPHGGMLDANTVFRGLLPGTQTGPHVSQLLWKDVPRGAVPQSQRIRVLAGEAADGTGDADVVGTGPDYLTDWDTWLRVQRGVPVGRTNPPPTLVDAGGDPDAAATRHIVTGRDLANKVRRQVPYLAIRDAAEILLGMGVPFDRRIPYRQGSRESATDGTSGIRTATPVINFGSHDVLESVVSVFDLAQTAAWYRKWLVHRRLRPEEYAGRLESERRGAGGPFDLPDTLRESTAPSRVVDAYGTSLLPQAYTEGCPTHPSYPAGHSVVAGATVTLLKAMFDGRHPFPVAEMVVPVADGTVEGTMAGGGTTTVQSTRLAPVTEVSTALGATADSLAEVRTATITVNDELNKLATNVALGRNWAGIHYRSDGIEGLLLGEQVAVRYLQDHLRSTDLPFDGYRLEPFFDAYPGTQDGAAPNLDRDAILITPDRITTPDDESSSISVDDPAR
- a CDS encoding Rieske (2Fe-2S) protein; this translates as MPSFERVASAAEAREASPQVVSVGGRTLGLFHHEGEFYAVDNRCPHMGFPLTDGSVDDGILTCPWHHARFELSGGDTFDPFADDVRTFPVEVRDGDVYVDPDPERETAPEEHWRERLEHGLQESLRLVIDKAIIGLDDAGVEPTVPLTTGATFGTQYRRMGWGSGLTTMSAMANLLPDLRPADRRRALAVGLGAVADDCAGEPPFFVQDPLSTDRVAADRLIEWFRDTIEVRDADGAERVLRAAIEASQTPREAGEDADLDEAALVRMFVAAATDHRYLDTGHRLDFVNKAVELLDRIGWDHADTVLPSLVPALADADRAEERSSWRQPIDVAALVEEASDDLPTHAGAEATWTEPDDFVDRLLDDDPHAIMDALTDAIEAGATGAQLAGAVADAAARRIAQFGTANEFRDWNTVHHTYTYANAVCGLAKRTDAPEIYRAVFDGAVSVYLDRFLNTPPIPLPDPDGDRDPDTVLDDLLETFEVEADETVGAAGRHTAEYLASGGDPARLKRALGEVLLREDAGFHPRQNVEAAFSRYDAADEEERGRLHLVATARYLAAHTPTRREGEQTFRIAERLNRGEAIHEA